From the genome of Pseudoxanthomonas sp., one region includes:
- a CDS encoding YraN family protein, with product MAVDRRARGHAVEVAARDLLRRAGLTDIAANANYRGGELDLVMLDATRPGTPAVVFVEVRYRQSQAFGGGTASIDAGKRRRLVHAAQRFLQDHPALAEAPCRFDVIDAQGDPEAPRLDWIRDAFRADEI from the coding sequence ATGGCGGTTGACCGGCGCGCACGCGGGCACGCCGTCGAGGTCGCCGCGCGCGACCTGCTGCGGCGCGCGGGCCTGACCGACATCGCCGCCAACGCGAACTACCGCGGCGGCGAACTGGACCTGGTGATGCTCGACGCGACACGTCCGGGCACGCCCGCGGTGGTGTTCGTCGAAGTGCGCTACCGGCAGTCGCAGGCGTTCGGTGGCGGCACGGCGTCGATCGACGCTGGCAAGCGCCGCCGCCTGGTGCATGCGGCGCAGCGTTTCCTGCAGGACCATCCCGCACTGGCCGAGGCGCCGTGCCGGTTCGACGTGATCGATGCGCAGGGCGATCCGGAAGCGCCGCGTCTCGACTGGATCCGCGATGCCTTCAGGGCCGACGAGATCTGA
- the ftsL gene encoding cell division protein FtsL, giving the protein MSRFLIIVLVLANIASAIGVVYARHRHRVLFDEVTRLERDRDELNVEFGRLQLEQATVAEATRIDQVARVRLGMKFPEATDVVVIRP; this is encoded by the coding sequence ATGAGCCGCTTCCTGATCATCGTGCTGGTGCTGGCCAACATCGCGTCGGCGATCGGCGTGGTCTACGCGCGCCACCGCCATCGCGTGCTGTTTGACGAAGTGACCCGGCTCGAGCGCGACCGCGATGAGCTGAACGTCGAGTTCGGCCGGCTGCAGCTGGAGCAGGCCACGGTCGCCGAAGCCACGCGCATCGACCAGGTCGCCCGCGTGCGCCTGGGCATGAAGTTCCCGGAAGCGACCGACGTGGTGGTGATCCGCCCATGA
- a CDS encoding UDP-N-acetylmuramoyl-L-alanyl-D-glutamate--2,6-diaminopimelate ligase, whose protein sequence is MRRMMALAELLPDVDVPRDIVVRGLTLDSRSVQPGDAFVAIAGFGAHGLNFAAQAKENGASAILFEAPVPDGLEAPRDAIAVPGLRARMGAMADRFHAAPSHDMKMVGVTGTNGKTSTVQLLAQAWHLRGVRCATVGTLGAGMYGEVAPTGFTTPLVLQIHALLAQFRDAGAKAVAMEVSSHALDQGRVDAVHFDVGVFTNLTRDHLDYHGDMERYGAAKSLLFVRDGLKAGVVNLDDAYGRDLFGRLPHGLQRIGVSSRGQGDAVVRADALRLDGSGIGFDLVIGDETQPVQSRLLGRFNVDNLLAVAGVLHALGDTTAEIGRTLSRLSPIHGRMNRLGGDSDAAGNRRPLVVIDYAHTPDALEQALSSLRDHVQGRLLCVFGCGGDRDAGKRPQMAAIAERLADVVLVTDDNPRTEDGDRIVADIMAGFAKPDVVLVQRDRAQAIAQAVAQAGPDDIVLVAGKGHEPYQDVNGVKHPFDDTAVARQALEDRR, encoded by the coding sequence ATGAGGCGGATGATGGCGCTGGCCGAACTGCTGCCCGACGTGGACGTGCCGCGCGACATCGTCGTGCGCGGATTGACGCTGGACAGCCGCAGCGTGCAGCCGGGCGACGCCTTCGTGGCCATCGCGGGATTCGGCGCGCACGGCCTGAACTTCGCTGCACAGGCAAAGGAGAACGGCGCCAGCGCGATCCTGTTCGAAGCGCCGGTGCCGGACGGGCTGGAGGCGCCGCGTGATGCGATCGCCGTGCCCGGCCTGCGCGCACGCATGGGTGCGATGGCGGACCGCTTCCATGCCGCGCCGTCGCACGACATGAAGATGGTCGGCGTCACCGGCACCAACGGCAAGACGTCGACGGTGCAGTTGCTGGCGCAGGCCTGGCACCTGCGCGGTGTGCGATGCGCGACCGTCGGTACGCTCGGCGCGGGCATGTACGGCGAAGTGGCGCCCACCGGCTTCACCACCCCGCTGGTGCTGCAGATACATGCGCTGCTGGCGCAGTTCCGCGACGCCGGCGCCAAGGCTGTCGCCATGGAAGTCAGTTCGCACGCGCTCGACCAGGGCCGCGTGGACGCGGTGCATTTCGACGTCGGTGTGTTCACCAACCTCACCCGCGACCACCTGGACTATCACGGCGACATGGAGCGCTACGGCGCCGCCAAGTCGCTGCTGTTCGTGCGCGACGGTCTGAAAGCTGGCGTCGTGAACCTCGACGACGCCTACGGGCGCGATCTGTTCGGCCGCCTGCCGCACGGCCTGCAGCGGATCGGCGTGAGCTCGCGCGGGCAGGGCGATGCGGTCGTGCGCGCGGACGCGCTGCGGCTGGACGGCAGCGGCATCGGCTTCGACCTGGTCATCGGCGACGAAACGCAGCCGGTGCAGTCGCGCCTGCTGGGCCGTTTCAACGTGGACAACCTGCTGGCGGTGGCCGGTGTGCTGCATGCGCTGGGCGATACGACGGCCGAGATCGGGCGCACACTGTCGCGGCTGTCGCCGATCCATGGCCGCATGAACCGGCTCGGTGGCGACAGCGATGCGGCAGGGAACCGTCGTCCGCTGGTCGTCATCGACTACGCGCATACGCCGGACGCGCTGGAGCAGGCGCTGTCCAGTCTGCGCGACCACGTGCAGGGCCGCCTGTTATGCGTATTCGGCTGCGGCGGCGATCGCGATGCCGGCAAGCGCCCGCAGATGGCCGCCATCGCCGAGCGCCTGGCGGACGTGGTGCTGGTCACCGACGACAATCCGCGTACCGAAGACGGCGATCGCATCGTCGCCGACATCATGGCCGGTTTCGCGAAACCGGACGTGGTGCTCGTGCAGCGCGACCGCGCGCAGGCGATCGCGCAGGCGGTGGCGCAGGCCGGGCCCGACGACATCGTGCTGGTGGCGGGCAAGGGTCATGAGCCCTACCAAGACGTCAACGGCGTGAAGCATCCGTTCGACGACACCGCCGTCGCCCGCCAGGCGCTGGAGGACCGTCGATGA
- a CDS encoding FAD-binding oxidoreductase: MDARLPPALHAAMSTRLGDGWLSGEACRPFGGDDSRRWAMPLAVALPRTQEDVVALVRACREHRVPIVARGAGTGTTGAAVPIQGGVVVAFGRMDRIVDIRAADRCVVVQPGVLNGEMQQALMPHGLFWPPDPSSADACSVGGNLATNAGGPRAVKYGTARDNVLGIVAVTGAGDLIRCGGAYTKDATGYDLTHLIVGSEGTLALIVEATLKLAPRPRAQAGLRVLYRDAATAAAAVSRIMARPATPAMLEFMDRSAIALIRRNGSDVPEAGAMLLVEADGDEDTLPYALQSLADAAEGDGMLALDVAQDGAARDRLWAARRALSPALRTIKPGKINEDVVVPVSRIPDLVAAMEALSRDAALPIVVFGHAGNGNLHVNLMYDDADSGETARAQAALPTVFATVLALGGTLSGEHGIGLSKRDFMADAFNAATLDAMRAVKAALDPDGILNPGKVLPPRAG, translated from the coding sequence ATGGATGCACGCCTTCCTCCCGCCCTGCACGCAGCGATGTCGACCCGGCTCGGCGATGGCTGGCTGAGCGGCGAAGCCTGCCGGCCGTTCGGCGGCGATGATTCGAGGCGATGGGCGATGCCGTTGGCCGTCGCGCTGCCGCGCACACAGGAGGATGTCGTCGCCCTGGTGCGCGCCTGCCGCGAGCACCGCGTGCCGATCGTCGCGCGCGGCGCCGGCACCGGTACGACCGGTGCGGCGGTACCGATACAGGGCGGTGTGGTGGTGGCGTTCGGGCGGATGGATCGTATCGTCGACATCCGGGCCGCCGACCGCTGTGTGGTGGTGCAGCCGGGCGTGCTTAACGGCGAAATGCAGCAGGCGCTGATGCCGCACGGCCTGTTCTGGCCGCCGGACCCGTCGAGCGCGGATGCCTGCAGCGTCGGCGGCAATCTCGCCACCAACGCGGGTGGCCCGCGCGCGGTGAAGTACGGCACCGCGCGCGACAACGTGCTCGGCATCGTCGCGGTGACCGGTGCCGGCGACCTGATCCGCTGCGGCGGTGCGTACACCAAGGACGCGACCGGCTACGACCTCACCCACCTGATCGTCGGCAGCGAAGGCACGCTGGCGCTGATCGTGGAAGCCACGCTGAAACTCGCACCGCGCCCGCGCGCGCAAGCCGGCCTGCGCGTGCTGTACCGGGACGCCGCCACGGCCGCGGCGGCGGTGTCGCGCATCATGGCGCGGCCGGCGACGCCGGCGATGCTGGAGTTCATGGACCGCAGCGCTATCGCCCTGATCCGCCGCAACGGCAGCGACGTTCCCGAGGCGGGCGCCATGCTGCTGGTCGAAGCCGATGGCGACGAGGACACGCTGCCCTACGCGTTGCAGTCGCTGGCCGACGCAGCGGAAGGTGACGGCATGCTGGCACTGGATGTCGCACAGGACGGCGCCGCGCGCGACCGGCTGTGGGCGGCACGGCGCGCCTTGTCTCCGGCGCTGCGCACGATCAAGCCCGGCAAGATCAACGAGGACGTGGTGGTGCCGGTCTCGCGGATTCCGGACCTGGTGGCAGCGATGGAAGCGTTGTCACGCGATGCCGCACTGCCCATCGTCGTCTTCGGTCATGCCGGCAACGGCAACCTGCACGTCAACCTCATGTACGACGACGCCGATTCGGGCGAAACCGCACGTGCGCAGGCTGCGTTACCGACCGTGTTCGCGACGGTGCTGGCGCTGGGCGGCACGCTGTCGGGCGAACACGGCATCGGCCTGAGCAAGCGGGATTTCATGGCCGATGCGTTCAACGCGGCGACGCTGGACGCGATGCGTGCGGTGAAGGCCGCGCTGGATCCCGACGGCATCCTCAACCCCGGCAAGGTGCTGCCGCCGCGCGCGGGATGA
- the rsmI gene encoding 16S rRNA (cytidine(1402)-2'-O)-methyltransferase: MPAGTLFIVATPIGNLGDLTPRALETLRSVAAICAEDTRRSGQLLSHFGVATPLLALHEHNEDALAQRVVERLSAGDSLALVSDAGTPLVSDPGFRLVRAARAAGIKVSPLPGACAAIAALSVAGLPSDRFTFEGFMPAKASARREHLQRLAGETRTLVFYESSHRIAESLADMRAAFGDERPAVLARELTKLFETVLDGTLADLHARVEADDNQRKGEFVVMVQGAGDDLDARLVEGRRVYGLLSQHLPPSAAAKLAAEITGAPRKALYGMKADAE; this comes from the coding sequence ATGCCTGCAGGAACCCTGTTCATCGTCGCCACGCCGATCGGCAACCTGGGCGACCTGACGCCGCGCGCGCTGGAGACCCTGCGGAGCGTGGCGGCGATCTGCGCGGAGGACACGCGCCGCAGCGGCCAGTTGCTGTCGCATTTCGGCGTGGCCACGCCGCTGCTGGCCCTGCATGAGCACAACGAGGACGCGCTGGCGCAGCGCGTGGTCGAGCGTCTGTCGGCCGGCGACTCCCTCGCCCTGGTCAGCGACGCCGGCACGCCGCTGGTCAGCGATCCCGGCTTCCGTCTGGTGCGCGCCGCCCGGGCCGCCGGCATCAAGGTCAGCCCGCTGCCGGGTGCCTGCGCGGCCATCGCCGCGCTGAGCGTGGCCGGGTTGCCCAGCGACCGCTTCACCTTCGAGGGCTTCATGCCGGCGAAGGCCTCGGCACGGCGCGAGCACCTGCAGCGCCTGGCCGGCGAGACGCGCACGCTGGTGTTCTACGAATCCTCGCACCGCATCGCCGAATCGCTGGCCGACATGCGCGCGGCTTTCGGCGACGAGCGCCCCGCGGTCCTGGCACGCGAGCTGACCAAGCTCTTCGAGACCGTGCTGGATGGCACCCTGGCCGACCTGCACGCGCGGGTCGAAGCGGACGACAACCAGCGCAAGGGCGAGTTCGTGGTGATGGTGCAGGGCGCGGGCGACGACCTGGATGCGCGCCTGGTCGAAGGTCGCCGCGTCTACGGGCTGCTCAGCCAGCACCTGCCGCCGTCGGCGGCGGCCAAGCTGGCGGCGGAGATCACCGGGGCGCCGCGCAAGGCGTTGTACGGGATGAAGGCCGATGCGGAATGA
- the mraZ gene encoding division/cell wall cluster transcriptional repressor MraZ: MFQGETAITVDDKGRLAVPTAYRDLVARECGNRLVITYNPFEAGSLYLYPEKVWQRVRDEVSKLPSTHKAHRSLQLKLIGAASPVELDGNGRISVPASHRSAVGIEKKAVLLGMGEKFELWSEQAHHAQIRQTLTDDDLSAHMLELRL, translated from the coding sequence GTGTTTCAGGGTGAGACCGCCATCACAGTGGACGACAAGGGACGGCTCGCGGTGCCCACCGCGTACCGTGACCTCGTCGCGCGCGAGTGCGGCAACCGCCTGGTGATCACCTACAACCCGTTCGAGGCCGGCAGCCTGTACCTGTACCCCGAAAAGGTCTGGCAGCGCGTCCGCGACGAGGTCAGCAAGCTCCCCAGCACCCATAAGGCGCACCGCAGCCTGCAGTTGAAGCTGATCGGTGCCGCGTCGCCGGTCGAACTGGACGGCAACGGCCGCATCAGCGTGCCGGCCAGCCATCGCAGTGCGGTGGGCATCGAGAAGAAGGCCGTGCTGCTGGGCATGGGCGAGAAGTTTGAACTCTGGAGCGAACAGGCGCATCACGCGCAGATCCGTCAGACCCTCACTGACGACGATCTGAGCGCACACATGCTCGAGCTGCGCTTGTGA
- the rsmH gene encoding 16S rRNA (cytosine(1402)-N(4))-methyltransferase RsmH, whose product MEGLQVKEDGTYLDGTFGRGGHARGVLQRLGPGGRLLVMDKDPDAIAHAERTFAGDARVSIFRGSFASLAQWDDTAAGLDGVLLDLGVSSPQLDVAERGFSFGKDGPLDMRMDPQSGESAADWIARADEREIADVLWTYGEEKQSRRIARAIVARRATQPFTRTADLAAAIASVMPRGEKIHPATRSFQAIRIHINRELSDLEVGLDAALARLKVGGRLAVISFHSLEDRIVKQFINKHAKAPPANRRFPVAVDFVPTLRAIGSGQKGEADEVSANPRARSAVLRVAEKLGIGSGESEFATAGSGMGADSSPAAASASRIPNPDSPLPASTRGTA is encoded by the coding sequence ATGGAAGGGCTGCAGGTGAAAGAGGACGGTACCTATCTGGACGGCACGTTCGGGCGCGGAGGCCATGCGCGCGGCGTGCTGCAACGACTCGGCCCCGGAGGCCGGCTGCTGGTGATGGACAAGGATCCCGACGCGATCGCGCATGCCGAACGGACGTTCGCCGGCGATGCGCGCGTGTCGATCTTCCGCGGCAGCTTCGCCTCGCTCGCGCAGTGGGACGACACCGCCGCCGGCCTAGACGGCGTGCTGCTGGACCTGGGCGTGTCGTCGCCGCAGCTGGACGTGGCCGAGCGCGGTTTCAGCTTCGGCAAGGATGGTCCGCTGGACATGCGCATGGACCCGCAGTCCGGCGAGAGCGCGGCCGACTGGATCGCCCGTGCCGACGAGCGCGAGATCGCCGACGTGCTGTGGACCTATGGCGAGGAGAAGCAGAGCCGCCGCATCGCGCGCGCCATCGTCGCCCGTCGCGCGACCCAGCCGTTCACCCGTACCGCCGATCTGGCGGCCGCGATCGCGTCGGTGATGCCGCGCGGCGAGAAGATCCATCCGGCCACCCGCAGCTTCCAGGCGATCCGCATCCACATCAACCGCGAGCTGTCGGACCTGGAAGTCGGTCTGGACGCCGCGCTGGCGCGGCTCAAGGTCGGGGGCCGACTGGCGGTGATCAGCTTCCATTCGCTGGAAGACCGCATCGTCAAGCAGTTCATCAACAAGCACGCCAAGGCACCGCCGGCCAATCGCCGGTTCCCGGTGGCGGTGGACTTCGTTCCCACGCTGCGCGCCATCGGCAGCGGACAGAAGGGCGAGGCAGACGAGGTGTCCGCCAACCCGCGCGCCCGCAGCGCCGTGCTGCGGGTTGCCGAGAAGCTGGGAATCGGGAGTGGGGAGTCGGAATTCGCAACCGCGGGCAGCGGCATGGGTGCCGATTCCAGCCCTGCCGCGGCTTCCGCTTCCCGAATCCCCAATCCCGACTCCCCACTCCCGGCCTCCACAAGAGGCACCGCATGA
- the chrA gene encoding chromate efflux transporter: MEAWRVFLVFLRLGLTSFGGPIAHLGYFRDAFVVRRQWLDEAEYADIVALSQVLPGPASSQVGMVLGLRRAGLPGALAAWCGFTLPSALLMVALGASLSQWRAAVPEGLVHGFKLLAVVVVAQAVWGMARAFCRDAITWLLMLVCAVALLVWPVAGMQIAVIVAGALVGLGLRAGVTASTSARMPGVPSRRVGVLALSVFALLLAASWSAGTGSPADGFGLFYRAGALVFGGGHVVMPLLQAGVVAPGWLSQDAFIAGYGAVQAVPGPMFTFAGYLGAAMQAGPGGWLGGALAIVAIFLPAGLLVVGVLPFWQRIVAVPRMRSALAGINAAVVGLLLAALCDPLWSSAVSGIADAMVVLAGFVALVGARLPVGWMIVAMPLAGMALHAVA; encoded by the coding sequence ATGGAGGCCTGGCGCGTCTTCCTGGTGTTCCTGCGGCTGGGGCTGACCTCGTTCGGCGGTCCGATCGCGCACCTGGGGTACTTCCGCGACGCGTTCGTCGTCAGGCGCCAGTGGCTGGACGAAGCCGAGTACGCCGACATCGTCGCGCTGAGCCAGGTGCTGCCGGGACCGGCCAGCAGTCAGGTGGGCATGGTGCTGGGGCTGCGCCGTGCCGGTCTGCCGGGTGCGCTGGCCGCGTGGTGTGGCTTCACGCTTCCCTCCGCGCTGCTGATGGTGGCGCTGGGCGCCAGCCTGTCGCAGTGGCGCGCTGCGGTGCCGGAGGGACTGGTCCACGGATTCAAGCTGCTCGCGGTCGTCGTGGTGGCCCAGGCCGTGTGGGGCATGGCGCGGGCGTTCTGCCGCGACGCCATCACCTGGCTGCTGATGCTGGTGTGCGCGGTGGCCCTGCTGGTCTGGCCGGTGGCCGGCATGCAGATCGCGGTGATCGTGGCCGGTGCGCTGGTGGGGCTGGGACTGCGCGCGGGCGTAACCGCATCGACGTCGGCGAGGATGCCGGGCGTGCCGTCGCGGCGGGTGGGGGTGCTGGCGCTTTCGGTGTTCGCGCTCTTGCTGGCGGCGTCCTGGTCGGCGGGAACGGGGTCGCCTGCGGATGGGTTCGGCCTGTTCTACCGCGCCGGTGCGCTGGTGTTCGGCGGCGGCCACGTGGTGATGCCGCTGCTGCAGGCGGGCGTGGTGGCGCCCGGCTGGCTGTCGCAGGATGCTTTCATCGCCGGGTACGGCGCGGTGCAGGCGGTGCCGGGTCCGATGTTCACCTTCGCCGGTTACCTGGGCGCGGCGATGCAGGCCGGTCCCGGCGGATGGCTGGGCGGTGCGCTGGCGATCGTCGCGATCTTCCTGCCGGCAGGACTGCTGGTGGTGGGCGTGTTGCCGTTCTGGCAGCGGATCGTCGCCGTGCCGCGCATGCGCAGTGCGCTGGCGGGCATCAATGCCGCCGTGGTCGGTCTGCTGCTGGCGGCCCTGTGCGATCCGCTGTGGTCCAGCGCGGTCTCGGGCATCGCCGATGCGATGGTGGTGCTGGCGGGGTTCGTGGCGCTGGTAGGGGCGCGCCTGCCGGTGGGCTGGATGATCGTGGCGATGCCGCTCGCCGGCATGGCACTGCACGCAGTGGCGTGA
- a CDS encoding NRDE family protein, with the protein MCLVALAWKVHPRWRLVLAGNRDEFHARPTAPLARWTTSPALMAGQDLQSGGTWAGVDAHGRMALVTNVRDPAIRVPGAPSRGQLATGFLQSPDSAEHCASGLLAAAEAFAPFNLVLADASACEYVSNYPTPRRITLAPGLHALSNGDLDEPWPKTMALKRRLAAWVATGSDDVAPLWAALADETPAPDDHLPDTGVGLERERLLSPAFIRNDRYGTRASTLIAIDHAGHGWISERRFGPEGVFEGETTLRVGPGA; encoded by the coding sequence ATGTGCCTCGTCGCCCTCGCCTGGAAGGTCCACCCGCGCTGGCGCCTGGTGCTGGCGGGCAACCGGGACGAATTCCATGCCCGCCCCACCGCGCCGCTGGCCCGGTGGACGACGTCGCCCGCGCTGATGGCGGGACAGGACCTGCAGTCCGGCGGCACCTGGGCCGGGGTGGATGCCCACGGACGGATGGCGCTGGTGACCAACGTGCGCGACCCGGCCATCCGGGTGCCCGGGGCTCCGTCCCGCGGCCAGCTCGCGACGGGGTTCCTGCAATCGCCGGACAGCGCCGAACACTGCGCCAGCGGCCTGCTGGCGGCCGCCGAAGCCTTCGCCCCCTTCAACCTGGTGCTGGCCGACGCCTCGGCATGCGAGTACGTCAGCAACTACCCCACGCCACGACGCATCACGCTGGCGCCCGGCCTGCACGCCCTGTCCAACGGCGACCTCGACGAACCGTGGCCGAAGACGATGGCGTTGAAGCGACGGTTGGCGGCCTGGGTCGCCACGGGCAGCGACGATGTCGCCCCGCTCTGGGCCGCCCTCGCCGACGAGACTCCGGCGCCGGACGACCACCTGCCCGACACCGGCGTGGGCCTCGAGCGGGAACGCCTGCTGTCCCCCGCCTTCATCCGCAACGACCGCTACGGCACCCGCGCCAGCACCCTGATCGCCATCGACCATGCGGGGCATGGGTGGATCAGCGAGCGGAGGTTCGGGCCGGAGGGCGTGTTCGAGGGGGAGACGACGTTGCGGGTCGGGCCTGGTGCGTAG
- a CDS encoding peptidoglycan D,D-transpeptidase FtsI family protein, translating into MTAAPAKNRNRARFNLRGRLALVLGAMGLCSVSLVGRAAYVQLINHDFYQRQGDARFLREIPIPTSRGMITDRNGEPVAVSSPVESVWGNPQELLKAPDRLPELAQALGVPLDHLTNRLSQKADKEFLYLKRRINPDEAQKILAHKIPGVFSQREFRRFYPQGPAMAHVLGFTNIDDRGQEGLELAFDEWLSGTPGAQKVIRDNRGRIVENVDLIRSAQPGKDLTLSIDRRIQYLAHRELRNALLEHQASSGSIVIMDVATGEVLAMVNLPTYNPNAIDRVKPDARRNRALTDMIEPGSTMKPLTVSTALKAGVVTPGTLVNTNPGYMALNSRYTIRDVPRNNGVLTVTGVITKSSNIGSIKIAEKLDNRYFYDSIHSFGYGQKPGSGFPGESAGMLAPPDRWNGLQKATISYGYGLAVTPLQIARAYAALGNGGKLVTPTFVKGQRGEAPQVLDPAIAREVVGMMETVVTQGGAKRAGVLGYRVAGKTGTARIASGGGYAKGRYASFFAGLVPASNPRFAAVVVINDSQEGGYYGGLVAAPVFHDVMDGTLRLMDVPPDDIEAWLAAQAKHAGRSTGAAPVPAPVADDAVDTTDPSAFDAPHAALPATEATR; encoded by the coding sequence ATGACCGCCGCGCCCGCCAAGAACCGCAACCGCGCGCGCTTCAACCTGCGCGGCCGCCTCGCGCTGGTGCTCGGCGCGATGGGCTTGTGCTCGGTCAGCCTGGTCGGCCGCGCGGCCTACGTGCAGCTGATCAACCACGATTTCTACCAGCGCCAGGGCGATGCGCGCTTCCTGCGCGAAATCCCCATTCCCACCTCGCGCGGCATGATCACCGACCGCAACGGCGAGCCGGTGGCGGTGTCCTCGCCGGTGGAATCGGTGTGGGGCAACCCGCAGGAACTGCTGAAGGCGCCCGACCGCCTGCCCGAGCTGGCGCAGGCGCTGGGCGTGCCGCTCGACCACCTGACCAACCGCCTTTCGCAAAAGGCCGACAAGGAATTCCTGTACCTCAAGCGCCGGATCAATCCGGACGAGGCGCAGAAGATCCTGGCGCACAAGATTCCCGGCGTGTTCTCGCAGCGCGAGTTCCGTCGTTTCTATCCGCAAGGGCCGGCGATGGCCCATGTGCTGGGCTTCACCAACATCGACGACCGCGGCCAGGAAGGGCTGGAGCTGGCCTTCGATGAGTGGCTGAGCGGGACGCCGGGCGCGCAGAAAGTGATCCGCGACAACCGCGGCCGCATCGTCGAGAACGTCGACCTGATCCGTTCCGCGCAGCCGGGCAAGGACCTGACGCTCAGCATCGACCGGCGTATCCAGTACCTTGCACACCGCGAGCTGCGCAATGCGCTGCTCGAGCACCAGGCCAGCAGCGGTTCCATCGTCATCATGGACGTGGCCACCGGCGAAGTGCTGGCGATGGTCAACCTGCCGACCTACAACCCCAATGCGATCGACCGGGTGAAGCCGGATGCGCGCCGCAACCGTGCGCTGACCGACATGATCGAACCGGGTTCGACGATGAAGCCGCTGACCGTGTCCACCGCGCTGAAGGCCGGCGTGGTGACGCCGGGCACGCTGGTCAACACCAATCCCGGCTACATGGCGTTGAACAGCCGCTACACCATCCGCGATGTGCCGCGGAACAACGGCGTGCTGACCGTGACCGGCGTGATCACCAAGAGCTCCAACATCGGTTCGATCAAGATCGCGGAAAAGCTGGACAACCGCTACTTCTACGACAGCATCCACAGCTTCGGCTATGGCCAGAAGCCGGGCAGCGGGTTCCCGGGCGAATCGGCCGGCATGCTGGCGCCGCCGGACCGCTGGAACGGCCTGCAGAAGGCGACCATATCCTACGGCTACGGTCTGGCGGTGACGCCGTTGCAGATTGCGCGTGCGTACGCGGCGCTGGGCAACGGCGGCAAGCTGGTGACGCCGACGTTCGTGAAGGGCCAGCGCGGCGAAGCGCCGCAGGTGCTGGACCCGGCGATCGCGCGCGAAGTGGTCGGCATGATGGAAACGGTGGTCACCCAGGGCGGTGCCAAGCGTGCGGGCGTGCTCGGTTACCGCGTCGCGGGCAAGACCGGCACGGCGCGCATCGCGTCGGGCGGCGGCTATGCGAAGGGGCGCTATGCCTCGTTCTTCGCCGGCCTGGTGCCGGCCAGCAATCCGCGCTTCGCCGCGGTGGTGGTGATCAACGATTCGCAGGAAGGCGGCTACTACGGCGGCCTGGTCGCCGCGCCCGTCTTCCATGACGTCATGGACGGAACGCTGCGCCTGATGGACGTGCCGCCGGACGACATCGAGGCCTGGCTCGCCGCGCAGGCCAAGCATGCGGGCCGGTCGACCGGCGCCGCGCCGGTGCCGGCGCCGGTCGCCGACGATGCGGTCGACACGACCGACCCGTCCGCGTTCGACGCCCCGCATGCCGCGCTGCCGGCCACGGAGGCGACGCGATGA